A genomic window from Accipiter gentilis chromosome 1, bAccGen1.1, whole genome shotgun sequence includes:
- the LOC126039816 gene encoding natriuretic peptides A-like, producing MDTKGSFSCGFLLLLLIQLQSSRANPIYSLSPAKELASMEALLERLADKFAMIEALESNPDLQEPKTQEIPPELIDDSDDQKAEPRLAPSSPLSYRDPFLKRLRGLQMPRMMRDSGCFGRRIDRIGSLSGMGCNGESHLSHFAEQNRLQFVSCDKGEGGSHLSL from the exons ATGGACACTAAAGGCTCATTTTCCTGTGgcttcctcttgctgctgctcaTCCAACTCCAGTCCAGCAGAGCCAACCCTATCTACAGCCTCAGCCCTGCCAAAGAACTGGCCAGCATGGAG GCTCTGCTGGAGAGACTGGCGGATAAGTTTGCAATGATTGAAGCCCTGGAGTCTAATCCTGACCTGCAAGAACCCAAAACCCAGGAGATCCCACCAGAACTCATAGATGACAGTGATGACCAGAAGGCTGAACCCAGGCTAGCACCCAGCAGCCCTCTGTCCTACAGGGACCCCTTCCTCAAGAGACTGAGGGGGCTGCAGATGCCCAGGATGATGAGAGATTCTGGCTGCTTCGGCAGAAGAATCGATAGAATCGGCTCCCTGAGTGGAATGGGTTGCAATGGTGAGTCCCACCTAAGCCATTTTGCTGAACAGAACAGACTGCAATTTGTGTCATGTGACAAGGGAGAAGGAGGCTCTCATTTAAGTCTTTAA